A window of Pusillimonas sp. T7-7 contains these coding sequences:
- the dnaJ gene encoding molecular chaperone DnaJ — protein sequence MAKRDYYEILGVAKNASDDELKKAYRKLAMKYHPDRNPDSKEAEEKFKEAKEAYEMLSDEQKRGAYDRFGHAGVDPNAGGAGGMGGAGFADAFGDIFGEIFGGGGSGRRGGPQVYRGADLKYTLDISLEQAANGFDTEIRVPSWETCDVCHGSGAKPGTQPKTCHTCDGSGAVRMQQGFFSVQQTCPTCHGTGKEITDPCKACDGVGRTRKNKTLQVKIPAGIDDGMRIRSSGNGEPGVNGGPPGDLYVEIHLKPHGIFQRDGEDLHCELTIPFTTAALGGELQVPTLTGKGEITIPEGTQTGKTFRLRGKGIRGLRASYPGDLYCHVVVETPVRLSDDQKTILRQFESSLADGGEKHSPKSESWTDRVKNFFS from the coding sequence ATGGCAAAACGCGACTATTACGAAATACTGGGTGTGGCAAAAAATGCTTCGGACGATGAGCTGAAAAAAGCTTATCGCAAGCTGGCCATGAAATATCACCCGGACCGCAATCCCGATAGCAAGGAAGCCGAGGAAAAGTTCAAAGAGGCCAAAGAGGCCTACGAGATGCTGTCCGATGAGCAAAAGCGCGGTGCATATGACCGATTCGGTCATGCAGGCGTGGATCCCAATGCTGGCGGCGCAGGCGGTATGGGCGGCGCCGGCTTTGCCGATGCGTTTGGTGATATTTTTGGTGAAATATTTGGTGGCGGCGGTAGTGGCCGCCGTGGCGGGCCGCAGGTATATCGGGGCGCCGACCTGAAGTACACGCTGGATATCAGCCTGGAGCAGGCCGCCAATGGTTTTGACACGGAAATTCGTGTGCCAAGCTGGGAAACCTGCGATGTTTGCCATGGTTCGGGCGCGAAGCCGGGTACACAGCCCAAGACCTGCCACACATGCGATGGATCCGGTGCGGTGCGCATGCAGCAAGGTTTTTTCAGTGTGCAGCAAACTTGCCCCACATGTCATGGCACGGGGAAAGAAATTACCGATCCCTGCAAGGCTTGCGATGGTGTCGGGCGCACCCGCAAGAACAAGACGCTACAGGTCAAGATACCGGCTGGTATCGACGACGGCATGCGTATCCGCTCATCTGGTAACGGGGAACCGGGCGTGAATGGCGGCCCTCCGGGCGACCTGTATGTTGAAATTCACTTGAAGCCGCACGGTATTTTCCAGCGCGATGGCGAAGATTTGCATTGTGAGCTCACCATACCGTTCACCACTGCGGCACTGGGTGGCGAACTGCAGGTGCCCACCCTCACGGGCAAGGGCGAAATCACCATTCCCGAAGGCACACAAACCGGAAAAACTTTCCGTTTGCGTGGCAAAGGAATACGGGGCTTGCGGGCCAGCTATCCGGGCGATCTGTATTGCCACGTCGTTGTCGAGACGCCGGTGCGCCTGAGCGACGACCAGAAGACTATTTTGCGGCAGTTTGAATCATCGTTGGCTGACGGCGGTGAAAAGCACTCGCCCAAGAGCGAGTCCTGGACTGACCGGGTCAAGAACTTTTTCTCGTAA
- the dnaK gene encoding molecular chaperone DnaK yields the protein MGKIIGIDLGTTNSCVAVLDGSSVKIIENAEGTRTTPSIVAYMQDGEVLVGAPAKRQAVTNPQNTLYAVKRLIGRKFDEKAVQKDIDLMPYSIVKADNGDAWVEAQGKKLAPPQVSADVLRKMKKTAEDYLGEEVTEAVITVPAYFNDSQRQATKDAGRIAGLDVKRIINEPTAAALAFGMDKTEKGDRKIVVYDLGGGTFDVSIIEIADVDGEKQFEVLSTNGDTFLGGEDFDQRIIDYIISEFQKESGVDLSKDVLALQRLKESAEKAKIELSSTQQTEINLPYITADASGPKHLNLKITRAKLEALVEELIERTIEPCRIAIKDAGIKVSEIDDVILVGGMTRMPKVQEKVKEFFGKDPRKDVNPDEAVAAGAAIQGSVLSGDRKDVLLLDVTPLSLGIETLGGVMTKMIQKNTTIPTRFSQVFSTADDNQPAVTIKVFQGEREIAAGNKGLGEFNLEGIPPASRGTPQIEVTFDIDANGILHVSAKDKGTGKENKITIKANSGLSDEEIERMVQDAEANAEEDHRIAELALTRNQADALLHSTRKSLEEYGDKLEAADKEAIEAALKELEETLKDGDKAAIEAKVEALSTASQKLGEKMYADMQAQQAASQDGADKPADDDVVDADFKEVKRDQ from the coding sequence ATGGGCAAGATTATCGGTATTGACCTGGGTACGACCAACAGCTGTGTAGCTGTACTGGACGGCAGCAGCGTCAAAATCATTGAAAATGCTGAAGGCACACGCACAACGCCTTCTATTGTTGCTTATATGCAAGACGGTGAGGTTCTGGTCGGTGCGCCAGCCAAGCGCCAGGCGGTGACCAATCCCCAAAACACGCTATATGCGGTCAAGCGACTGATCGGTCGTAAATTTGACGAGAAAGCCGTACAGAAAGATATCGACCTGATGCCCTACAGCATCGTCAAGGCCGACAACGGCGACGCATGGGTCGAGGCACAAGGCAAGAAGCTGGCTCCTCCCCAGGTGTCGGCCGATGTGCTGCGCAAAATGAAGAAAACGGCGGAAGACTACCTGGGTGAAGAAGTCACCGAGGCCGTGATTACCGTTCCCGCTTACTTCAACGATAGTCAGCGCCAGGCAACCAAAGACGCTGGTCGCATTGCCGGCCTTGACGTCAAGCGCATCATCAACGAGCCCACAGCGGCTGCGCTAGCCTTTGGCATGGATAAAACCGAAAAGGGCGACCGCAAGATCGTTGTCTATGACTTGGGCGGCGGTACTTTTGACGTCTCCATCATCGAGATCGCCGATGTAGATGGCGAGAAGCAATTCGAAGTGTTGTCCACCAACGGTGATACTTTCCTGGGCGGCGAAGACTTCGACCAACGTATCATCGACTACATCATCAGCGAATTCCAGAAGGAAAGCGGTGTCGACCTGTCCAAAGACGTGCTGGCGTTGCAACGCCTGAAGGAATCGGCTGAAAAAGCCAAGATTGAGCTTTCCTCGACACAGCAAACTGAAATCAACTTGCCTTACATCACGGCGGATGCTTCGGGACCCAAGCACTTGAACCTGAAGATTACCCGCGCCAAGTTGGAAGCGCTGGTCGAAGAACTGATCGAGCGTACCATCGAGCCTTGCCGCATCGCCATCAAGGACGCCGGCATCAAGGTTTCCGAGATCGACGACGTGATTCTGGTCGGCGGTATGACACGTATGCCCAAGGTCCAGGAAAAGGTCAAAGAATTCTTTGGCAAGGATCCTCGCAAAGACGTCAACCCCGACGAAGCCGTTGCCGCAGGCGCTGCGATTCAGGGTTCGGTGTTGTCCGGTGACCGCAAAGACGTTCTGCTGCTGGACGTGACCCCCTTGTCCCTGGGCATTGAAACCCTGGGCGGCGTCATGACCAAGATGATCCAGAAGAACACCACGATCCCCACTCGGTTCTCCCAGGTGTTCTCTACGGCCGACGATAATCAGCCTGCCGTGACCATCAAGGTTTTCCAGGGCGAGCGTGAAATCGCAGCCGGCAACAAGGGGCTGGGTGAGTTCAACCTGGAAGGCATTCCCCCTGCATCACGCGGCACGCCTCAAATCGAAGTCACCTTCGACATTGATGCCAATGGTATTTTGCATGTCTCGGCCAAAGACAAAGGCACGGGCAAGGAAAACAAAATCACCATCAAGGCCAATTCCGGCTTGAGCGATGAAGAGATCGAACGCATGGTGCAAGACGCCGAGGCCAATGCCGAGGAAGATCACCGCATTGCCGAGCTGGCATTGACACGCAACCAGGCTGACGCGCTGCTGCATTCCACACGCAAGTCTTTGGAAGAGTATGGCGACAAGCTCGAGGCGGCCGACAAGGAAGCCATTGAAGCTGCCCTGAAGGAGCTCGAAGAAACCTTGAAGGACGGCGATAAGGCGGCCATCGAGGCCAAGGTCGAAGCGCTGTCGACGGCATCCCAGAAACTGGGCGAGAAAATGTACGCCGACATGCAGGCCCAGCAGGCTGCTTCGCAAGATGGTGCTGACAAGCCCGCTGACGATGATGTGGTCGACGCCGACTTCAAGGAAGTCAAGCGCGATCAGTAA
- the grpE gene encoding nucleotide exchange factor GrpE codes for MPAPQEPQDPKQQDPAVDTSEQMEVNQEQAAADDTNEQGVEAQSDEDWATLLSETQEKVAQYHDELLRARAETENIRRRAQDDVAKARKFGTESFAESLIPVKDSLEAALALTEQTADAWKEGVEATLRQLNTAFERNLLKDVAPAQGDKFDPHLHQAISSVPSEFPEGTVVQLLQKGYTIADRVLRPALVMVSSGKTAA; via the coding sequence ATGCCGGCACCCCAAGAACCTCAGGATCCAAAGCAGCAGGACCCAGCGGTCGATACCTCTGAACAGATGGAGGTCAATCAAGAGCAAGCCGCAGCCGACGATACTAACGAACAGGGCGTTGAAGCCCAATCCGATGAGGATTGGGCCACACTGTTGTCCGAAACCCAGGAAAAAGTGGCTCAATATCACGACGAGTTGCTGCGTGCCAGGGCTGAAACCGAAAATATCCGCCGCCGGGCCCAGGACGATGTGGCCAAAGCGCGCAAGTTCGGTACCGAGTCTTTTGCCGAGAGCCTGATCCCTGTCAAAGACAGTCTCGAGGCTGCCTTGGCCCTGACTGAGCAAACGGCTGACGCCTGGAAGGAAGGCGTAGAGGCCACTTTGCGCCAGCTCAATACAGCTTTTGAGCGCAATCTGTTGAAAGACGTGGCGCCTGCTCAGGGTGATAAATTCGACCCGCACCTGCATCAGGCCATTTCTTCGGTGCCGTCCGAATTTCCGGAAGGCACTGTCGTCCAGTTGCTGCAAAAGGGCTACACCATTGCCGACCGGGTCCTGCGTCCTGCGCTGGTCATGGTGTCGTCGGGAAAGACCGCGGCATAA
- the hemH gene encoding ferrochelatase, translating into MPKLFASPYSPEPADPHAFSQEPPPRDPGPVGILLVNLGTPDEPTASSIRRYLGEFLSDPRVIEIPKWLWQIILRVFILTRRPAALAPRYREIWLEQGSPLLVWSRLQAQGVQKHLQEQDLDVRVVLGMRYGNPSIADAIDELRAAGCQRILTVPMYPQYAASTTATAVDRVTAHAASLRDQPELRFIKRFQDDPAYIQALSRQVRDSWDQNGKPQRLLLSFHGLPRRTVEQGDPYYRDCMETAKLLRQALGQDGHLVHVSFQSRFGAERWLEPYTEPTLRQWAREGITHVDVMCPGFLADCLETMEEIQMQCRDAFLAEGGRQFRYLPCLNDDPAWAAGFAALIRKSLGGWV; encoded by the coding sequence ATGCCCAAGTTGTTTGCCTCACCTTATTCCCCGGAGCCTGCTGATCCGCATGCGTTCAGCCAGGAACCGCCGCCGCGTGATCCGGGCCCTGTGGGCATATTGCTGGTCAATCTTGGTACGCCTGATGAGCCGACTGCAAGCTCCATACGCCGGTATTTGGGCGAGTTCCTGTCCGATCCGCGTGTCATCGAAATTCCCAAGTGGCTGTGGCAGATCATTCTGCGAGTTTTCATTCTGACCCGCCGCCCGGCAGCCCTTGCTCCACGCTATCGGGAAATATGGCTTGAGCAAGGCTCGCCCTTGCTGGTGTGGAGTCGGCTGCAGGCGCAGGGTGTACAGAAACACCTTCAGGAGCAGGACCTGGATGTGCGGGTGGTATTGGGCATGCGCTATGGCAACCCATCGATTGCCGACGCGATTGATGAGCTCAGGGCGGCGGGCTGTCAACGCATTCTGACGGTGCCCATGTATCCGCAGTATGCCGCCAGCACCACGGCCACGGCTGTTGACCGGGTGACTGCGCATGCAGCCAGCTTGCGCGATCAGCCAGAGCTGCGTTTCATCAAGCGCTTTCAGGATGACCCGGCTTATATACAGGCCCTGTCCCGGCAAGTGCGTGATTCTTGGGATCAAAACGGCAAGCCGCAACGCCTATTGCTCAGTTTTCATGGTTTGCCACGCAGGACCGTAGAACAGGGTGACCCTTATTATCGCGACTGCATGGAAACCGCCAAGCTGCTCAGGCAAGCGCTTGGGCAGGACGGGCATCTGGTCCATGTGTCCTTCCAAAGCCGCTTTGGCGCAGAGCGATGGCTGGAACCTTATACCGAACCAACACTGCGACAGTGGGCGCGCGAAGGCATTACCCATGTCGATGTCATGTGCCCCGGCTTTCTGGCAGACTGCCTGGAAACCATGGAGGAAATCCAAATGCAATGCCGCGATGCCTTCCTGGCCGAAGGGGGGCGGCAGTTCCGGTATCTTCCCTGCTTGAACGATGACCCGGCCTGGGCCGCCGGTTTTGCTGCGCTGATCCGAAAGTCGCTGGGAGGCTGGGTGTAA
- the hrcA gene encoding heat-inducible transcriptional repressor HrcA: MDDRANALLKALIEKYIADGQPVGSRTLSKMFDLSPATIRNVMADLEDLGLIHSPHTSAGRIPTPKGYRLFADRLLAVQRFQTLPSQMRQTLPAAEPGRAVTAAATLLSNLSQFAGVVLAPKRAQVFRQIEFIRLSEKRVLLIIVTPDGDVQNRILFVGRDYLEQELIEASNFFNQHFAGMSFEQVKIAIADELSSLQADISRLMQAAVEAGTAAADTDDSLVISGESKLLDISEIASDMDRLRRMFALFEKKTDLLQLLDVSSRAQGVQIYIGGDSQLVPMDDVSVITAPYGVDGTVVGTLGVIGPSRMAYERVIPIVDITARLLSNALSHNQS; encoded by the coding sequence ATGGATGATCGTGCCAACGCGCTTTTGAAAGCGCTCATAGAAAAATATATTGCAGACGGGCAACCCGTAGGTTCTCGCACGCTCTCGAAGATGTTCGACCTGTCGCCGGCGACCATACGCAATGTCATGGCCGATCTTGAGGATCTGGGCCTGATTCACAGCCCCCACACATCAGCCGGGCGGATTCCCACGCCCAAGGGCTATCGCCTGTTTGCCGATCGTCTGCTGGCAGTGCAGCGTTTTCAGACTCTGCCTAGCCAAATGAGGCAGACGCTGCCGGCGGCCGAACCTGGCAGGGCGGTTACGGCGGCGGCAACCCTGCTGTCCAATCTGTCTCAGTTTGCGGGCGTTGTGCTGGCGCCCAAACGTGCCCAGGTATTTCGTCAAATCGAATTCATACGCCTGTCTGAAAAAAGAGTGTTGCTAATTATCGTCACCCCGGATGGTGACGTGCAGAACCGCATCTTGTTCGTAGGGCGCGACTATCTTGAACAAGAACTGATCGAAGCCAGCAATTTCTTTAACCAGCATTTTGCGGGCATGTCGTTCGAGCAGGTCAAAATAGCCATAGCCGATGAGCTCTCGTCCTTGCAGGCCGATATTTCACGTCTGATGCAGGCTGCTGTCGAGGCGGGTACGGCGGCAGCTGACACCGACGATTCGCTAGTTATCTCTGGTGAAAGCAAGCTGCTGGATATTTCCGAAATCGCATCCGATATGGACAGGCTGCGTCGCATGTTTGCCCTGTTTGAAAAGAAAACCGACCTTTTGCAGTTGCTGGATGTTTCCAGCCGGGCCCAGGGTGTGCAGATATATATCGGTGGCGATTCCCAACTGGTACCCATGGATGATGTTTCGGTGATTACCGCCCCTTATGGCGTAGACGGCACGGTAGTCGGCACGTTGGGAGTCATCGGGCCATCACGCATGGCATACGAGCGTGTCATTCCCATAGTCGATATCACTGCGCGTCTCCTGTCCAATGCCCTGAGCCACAATCAGTCTTGA
- a CDS encoding NAD kinase → MHFKTIAIIGRYQDTGLDAPLRKLAGMLQAEGCKVLLEADTARNTDITEHPIASYDEIGQQADLAIVMGGDGTMLGAARQLAYSNIALIGINHGRLGFITDIPLHSSADALNSVIHGNYDAEDRVLLEGRVVRDDETLYSGLALNDVVLNRAGRGGMIEVRVEFDGAFMYSQRADGLIVATPTGSTAYSLSANGPIVHPKLAAFLLVPVAPQTLSNRPIVLPDSGTLSLTITALGRVESGASVHFDMQTWSECQPGDRIDVRRAQHTVRFIHPTGYSFFSTLRRKLYWNHMPQPSDEAE, encoded by the coding sequence ATGCACTTCAAAACCATCGCCATCATAGGCCGGTACCAAGATACCGGCCTTGACGCACCCTTGCGCAAACTTGCCGGCATGCTGCAAGCCGAAGGCTGTAAAGTGCTATTGGAAGCCGATACCGCTCGCAATACCGACATTACCGAGCACCCCATTGCTTCCTATGACGAAATCGGGCAACAGGCTGATCTTGCTATCGTCATGGGGGGCGATGGCACCATGCTGGGCGCTGCCCGCCAGCTGGCCTACAGCAATATCGCCCTGATCGGCATCAACCACGGCAGACTTGGTTTCATCACCGATATTCCGCTGCATAGCTCCGCCGATGCCCTGAACAGCGTCATCCATGGCAATTACGATGCCGAAGACCGCGTACTCCTCGAAGGGCGTGTCGTCCGCGACGATGAAACCTTGTATTCAGGGCTGGCCCTGAACGATGTGGTGCTCAACCGCGCCGGCCGCGGCGGCATGATCGAAGTTCGTGTCGAGTTCGACGGCGCATTCATGTACAGTCAACGCGCCGACGGCCTTATTGTCGCCACACCCACCGGCTCCACGGCCTATTCACTTTCGGCCAATGGGCCTATCGTGCATCCAAAGCTGGCTGCCTTTCTGCTGGTGCCGGTTGCGCCCCAAACCTTGTCCAACCGCCCCATCGTCTTGCCCGATAGCGGCACGCTAAGCCTGACCATCACTGCCCTGGGCCGGGTCGAGTCCGGCGCCAGCGTCCACTTCGACATGCAGACTTGGTCCGAATGCCAGCCTGGCGACCGCATCGATGTGCGCCGCGCCCAGCACACCGTCCGCTTCATACATCCCACTGGTTACAGTTTCTTTTCCACACTGCGCCGAAAACTATACTGGAATCACATGCCCCAACCCTCAGACGAGGCCGAATAA
- the recN gene encoding DNA repair protein RecN — protein MLRSLHIRDFVIVDQAEIPFAAGFTVFSGETGAGKSILIDALSLALGARGDASAIRDGATRADISAVFSPPASLLAWLQEHEFANDDDLILRRVIDAQGRSRSFINGLPVTLSQLRELGEQLVDIHGQHAHQSLLKAASQRELLDTQGGHLPLARQVQQAWQQWQQAEKTLAAALANDATLQAEREQLEWQVAELEQLGLQENEWETLSTDHNRLAHAQALLDGVTQTLAALDSDDRQGSAMQALNAAAHAIGQQLRHDGQLQGIYDAIESARISTAEAVSDLNSYLNKLELEPEILAQAEQRLSTLFEAARKFKTEPGELPALMQSLAQQLNNSQAAADTETLEKQRNAAVAQYQSQAEHLSKARQKTSKKISQQVTAAMQDLAMQGGSFKVNLSACPPGSSGNETVEFLVAGHAGTSPRPLAKVASGGELARISLALSVIASQAARVPTLIFDEVDTGVGGAVAEVVGKLLRELGDRHQVLCVTHLPQVAARGVHHYEVKKSSTNTGTLSQIEALGAEERVHEIARMLGGLKITDTTRRHAREMLSGAE, from the coding sequence ATGCTGCGATCCCTGCATATACGCGACTTCGTCATCGTCGATCAGGCAGAAATACCGTTCGCAGCCGGCTTCACCGTGTTTTCCGGTGAAACCGGGGCAGGCAAATCCATACTTATCGATGCTCTATCGCTTGCGCTGGGCGCTCGGGGCGATGCCTCGGCCATACGTGATGGCGCAACGCGTGCCGATATCTCGGCCGTCTTCTCCCCCCCTGCCAGTTTGCTGGCCTGGCTGCAAGAACACGAATTCGCCAACGACGACGATCTCATCCTGCGCCGGGTCATTGATGCACAAGGCCGCAGCCGTTCTTTCATCAACGGCCTGCCCGTCACGCTAAGTCAATTGCGCGAACTGGGCGAGCAACTGGTCGACATCCATGGCCAGCATGCCCATCAAAGCTTGCTGAAGGCTGCCAGCCAGCGCGAACTGCTCGACACCCAAGGCGGGCACTTGCCTTTGGCACGCCAGGTACAGCAAGCCTGGCAGCAATGGCAGCAAGCCGAAAAAACCCTGGCCGCCGCACTGGCCAATGACGCCACCCTGCAGGCCGAGCGCGAACAGCTCGAATGGCAAGTAGCCGAGCTTGAGCAGTTGGGCCTGCAAGAAAATGAATGGGAAACCCTCAGCACCGACCACAACCGCCTGGCTCATGCACAGGCCCTACTGGATGGCGTCACACAAACACTGGCCGCCCTCGACAGCGACGACAGGCAGGGCTCCGCCATGCAGGCCTTGAATGCCGCGGCCCATGCCATCGGGCAACAGTTACGTCACGATGGCCAGCTTCAAGGCATCTACGATGCCATCGAATCAGCCCGCATCTCGACTGCCGAAGCCGTTTCCGACCTGAACAGCTACCTGAACAAACTCGAACTCGAACCCGAAATACTGGCCCAGGCCGAACAACGCTTGTCCACCCTCTTCGAGGCGGCACGCAAATTCAAGACCGAGCCCGGCGAGCTTCCCGCCTTGATGCAGAGCCTGGCCCAACAACTGAACAACAGCCAGGCCGCCGCCGATACCGAAACGCTGGAAAAACAGCGCAATGCCGCAGTCGCACAATACCAAAGCCAGGCTGAACACTTAAGCAAGGCACGCCAGAAAACCAGTAAAAAAATCTCGCAGCAGGTCACTGCCGCCATGCAGGATCTGGCCATGCAGGGGGGCAGCTTCAAGGTCAACTTATCGGCCTGCCCGCCAGGCTCCAGTGGCAATGAAACCGTCGAGTTTCTTGTAGCTGGGCATGCCGGCACCAGTCCAAGACCACTGGCCAAAGTGGCGTCTGGCGGCGAACTGGCTCGTATATCGCTGGCCTTGTCGGTCATCGCCAGCCAGGCGGCGCGGGTGCCCACACTGATTTTCGATGAAGTCGATACCGGTGTTGGCGGTGCGGTCGCCGAAGTAGTAGGCAAACTGCTGCGTGAATTGGGTGATCGCCATCAGGTGCTATGCGTTACACATCTACCGCAAGTTGCAGCGCGCGGCGTGCATCATTACGAAGTCAAGAAATCAAGCACCAACACCGGCACGCTATCGCAAATCGAAGCCCTGGGGGCCGAAGAGCGCGTCCACGAAATTGCACGCATGCTGGGCGGTCTGAAAATTACCGACACCACCCGCCGACATGCACGCGAAATGCTGTCGGGCGCCGAGTAA
- the fur gene encoding ferric iron uptake transcriptional regulator produces the protein MNDQNELKNMGLKATFPRLKILDIFRRADLRHQSAEDVYRTLVAEDVDIGLATVYRVLTQFEQAGILVRSQFDGGKAVFELNDGDHHDHLICTNCGTVVEFTDHEIEKRQHKVAKDNGFVLESHTMLLYGICPACSQKHSK, from the coding sequence ATGAACGACCAAAACGAACTGAAAAACATGGGTTTGAAGGCGACCTTCCCGCGCCTGAAAATCCTTGATATTTTTCGAAGGGCCGATCTTCGCCACCAAAGTGCCGAAGACGTCTACCGTACACTTGTTGCCGAAGATGTCGACATAGGCTTGGCCACAGTTTACCGGGTGCTCACCCAGTTTGAGCAGGCCGGCATCCTGGTGCGCAGCCAGTTTGATGGCGGCAAGGCGGTCTTTGAACTTAACGACGGCGATCACCACGACCACCTTATTTGCACCAATTGCGGCACAGTCGTCGAATTCACCGACCACGAAATCGAAAAGCGTCAGCATAAAGTCGCCAAAGACAACGGTTTTGTACTTGAAAGCCATACCATGCTGCTGTATGGCATTTGCCCCGCCTGCTCGCAAAAGCATAGTAAATAA
- a CDS encoding outer membrane protein assembly factor BamE — MLRAGLTAGVLTMALTACGGTHWGFPYRPDVQQGNWITAEQVAQLQQGMTREQVRFILGTPTLQDIFRTNRWDYPYYNKPGYGEEEKRQFTVWFEGDTLVRWEGDDQPDRQPYEKTDSGAGATAESKNEPSTREANAEAEALPANSTEHHRSIINANEPRPADPGAHIPGANSTEPLR; from the coding sequence ATGCTTCGGGCCGGCTTGACGGCAGGTGTGCTGACTATGGCCTTGACGGCCTGCGGCGGCACGCACTGGGGCTTTCCGTATCGCCCAGACGTACAACAAGGCAACTGGATCACTGCCGAGCAAGTTGCGCAATTACAGCAAGGCATGACGCGCGAGCAGGTTCGCTTTATTCTGGGCACCCCAACCTTACAGGATATTTTCCGTACCAATCGCTGGGACTATCCTTACTATAACAAGCCTGGCTACGGCGAGGAAGAAAAACGCCAATTCACAGTCTGGTTCGAAGGCGACACGCTGGTGCGCTGGGAAGGCGACGACCAACCCGACCGGCAGCCTTACGAAAAAACCGACAGCGGCGCGGGCGCCACTGCGGAGTCCAAAAATGAACCCAGTACTCGCGAAGCAAATGCCGAAGCCGAGGCCCTGCCCGCCAACAGTACAGAGCACCACCGGTCCATCATCAACGCCAATGAACCACGTCCTGCGGACCCAGGTGCGCATATACCGGGCGCAAACTCTACTGAACCACTACGCTAG
- the dapB gene encoding 4-hydroxy-tetrahydrodipicolinate reductase, whose amino-acid sequence MRIAIAGADGRMGRMLIEAVTQSPDLELTVALDRSGSPALGQDAGALLGRNTGVLISDDLDALANADCLIDFTRPEGTLAHLQACIKHGTKCVIGTTGFDEQGKQAIQAAGQKIAVVFAPNMSVGVNATLKLLDMAAKLLNSGYDVEVFEAHHRNKVDAPSGTALAMGEAVANAWGKRLDDIVDWARHGETGARETGKIGFSVLRGGDIVGDHTVYFCGTGERIEITHRSSSRATYAQGSLRAARYLARKEFGLFDMQDVLAT is encoded by the coding sequence ATGCGTATTGCCATCGCTGGCGCTGACGGCCGTATGGGCCGCATGCTGATTGAAGCCGTTACACAAAGCCCCGACCTGGAGCTCACGGTTGCCCTGGATCGCAGCGGGTCCCCGGCCTTGGGGCAAGATGCTGGCGCCTTGCTTGGGCGCAACACCGGCGTACTGATCAGCGACGACCTTGATGCGCTTGCCAACGCCGACTGCCTGATCGACTTCACTCGACCCGAAGGCACGCTTGCACACCTGCAAGCGTGCATCAAGCACGGCACCAAATGCGTTATTGGCACCACCGGCTTCGACGAACAGGGCAAACAAGCCATACAGGCCGCTGGCCAGAAAATTGCTGTGGTGTTCGCTCCCAACATGAGCGTGGGTGTGAATGCCACCCTCAAACTTCTCGATATGGCGGCCAAACTGCTGAACAGCGGCTATGACGTCGAAGTATTCGAGGCACACCACCGGAACAAGGTCGATGCACCCTCCGGCACGGCATTGGCCATGGGGGAAGCCGTGGCAAACGCCTGGGGCAAGAGGCTGGACGACATCGTAGACTGGGCCCGCCACGGCGAAACAGGCGCCAGGGAAACTGGCAAGATCGGATTTTCAGTACTGCGCGGCGGCGATATTGTGGGCGATCACACAGTCTACTTCTGTGGCACTGGTGAACGCATCGAAATCACACACCGCTCGAGCAGTCGCGCCACTTATGCCCAAGGCAGCCTGCGCGCCGCCCGCTATTTGGCCCGCAAGGAATTTGGCTTGTTCGACATGCAAGACGTACTGGCAACTTGA